A genomic window from Peptococcaceae bacterium includes:
- the yqfC gene encoding sporulation protein YqfC, with the protein MGIKRYGGLLRNQLTGVLELPKDVVYDLPKITMVGDVQLYIENHRGIIEYNPDSVRVSVSLGEIEINGKDLVIRVITRDEIHLDGTVRAVRCKR; encoded by the coding sequence TTGGGGATCAAGAGATACGGCGGGCTGCTCCGGAACCAGCTGACCGGAGTTTTGGAACTGCCAAAAGACGTGGTCTATGACCTGCCCAAAATAACAATGGTTGGCGATGTCCAGCTGTATATAGAAAACCACCGGGGCATTATCGAGTACAATCCGGACTCTGTACGCGTTTCCGTGAGTCTTGGGGAAATTGAAATCAACGGCAAGGACCTGGTAATTCGTGTCATCACGCGGGACGAAATTCACCTGGACGGCACAGTGCGGGCAGTCAGATGCAAGCGGTAG
- the yqfD gene encoding sporulation protein YqfD — protein MRWHAFFNGYLEVALWGEHPERVINMAMSRGLQLWDICRAGEGRYLLKVRLGGFKAMRSMARRSRCRLKIVGKRGLPFFFMRVKRRKVLAAGFLLFCVGLYILSSFVWFIEITGNKKVKTERIRQSITSRGVRIGMPKSVFDREKIKDGLLADIPELAWAGIRIEGTRVIIEVAEKTLIPGEDENKPADLVARRDGKIEELLILTGTSLVKEGDVVNKGQVLILGITYPKIQVNQDGRVTPAGESQKVRARGLVRARVRHTAVGECPVREERYRDTGAEVTAVNLRYRGREIKIKGPREIPFERYRMIRRVETIAAGRIPGGPVELITITYLEQKHEVCEWGIEGAYLEAVRRARKGVLEELPPDCRIISETHEPVNTGEAGLVRARLTMETMEDIGAYR, from the coding sequence ATGCGCTGGCACGCGTTTTTTAACGGCTACCTGGAAGTTGCCCTCTGGGGTGAACATCCCGAGAGGGTTATCAATATGGCCATGAGCAGGGGACTGCAGCTCTGGGACATTTGCCGCGCGGGGGAAGGCCGCTACCTGCTCAAGGTGCGGCTGGGCGGCTTTAAGGCCATGCGCAGCATGGCGAGACGTTCGCGCTGCCGTTTGAAAATCGTGGGCAAAAGAGGGCTGCCCTTTTTTTTCATGAGGGTTAAAAGACGAAAAGTCCTGGCGGCGGGTTTTTTACTTTTTTGCGTTGGATTGTACATTCTGAGTTCTTTTGTCTGGTTTATTGAAATAACCGGGAATAAGAAGGTGAAAACAGAAAGGATAAGGCAGTCTATAACCAGCCGGGGCGTCAGGATCGGCATGCCGAAGTCGGTTTTTGACAGGGAGAAAATCAAGGACGGGCTGCTTGCCGATATACCGGAACTGGCCTGGGCAGGTATCCGGATCGAGGGAACCAGGGTCATTATCGAAGTGGCGGAAAAAACGCTCATACCGGGCGAAGATGAAAATAAGCCGGCCGATCTCGTCGCCCGCCGGGACGGGAAAATCGAAGAACTGCTCATACTGACGGGCACTTCCCTGGTCAAAGAAGGCGATGTTGTTAACAAAGGCCAGGTCCTGATCTTAGGGATTACCTACCCAAAGATTCAGGTTAATCAGGACGGCCGCGTCACCCCGGCCGGAGAGTCGCAAAAGGTGCGGGCACGCGGCCTGGTGAGGGCCCGCGTGCGGCACACCGCGGTGGGAGAATGCCCGGTGAGGGAAGAAAGGTACAGGGATACGGGAGCTGAGGTTACTGCCGTTAACTTAAGGTACAGGGGACGGGAAATCAAAATTAAAGGTCCCCGTGAGATACCGTTTGAACGCTACCGTATGATCAGGCGGGTGGAAACAATAGCGGCGGGCAGGATTCCCGGAGGACCTGTCGAATTAATAACTATCACCTATTTGGAACAAAAACACGAGGTCTGCGAGTGGGGAATTGAAGGTGCTTACCTGGAAGCGGTGAGAAGGGCCAGGAAGGGTGTTCTGGAAGAACTCCCTCCTGACTGCAGGATCATTTCA